A region of Campylobacter armoricus DNA encodes the following proteins:
- the pdxA gene encoding 4-hydroxythreonine-4-phosphate dehydrogenase produces the protein MKKIAISIGDLNGIGMQILLACHDELVKICEPYYFVHYELFQKANKLLKINPKSKINLVEISYALKPQFALKEEKENFLIYDFSYQASKVIDFDFELNPANLDAKSGAYSFLSFEGASYCSNLFLDALVTLPINKKTWQMAGIEYKGHTEALRDFFKQDAIMMLGCDKLFVALYTEHIALREVYKQIKAFKLAKFLISFYQCTFFEKIGVLSFNPHASDNGVIGGEEEKQIKKAIRMANVFLKEDDLLLQNLENEDFLKQKEKEHSNKKDIFLSEPLVADTAFTPFALSRCKYLVSMYHDVALAPLKALYFDESINVSLNLPIIRTSVDHGTAYDRAYKNEKISLKSYIQAVNSAIQFSKIKENISKNC, from the coding sequence ATGAAAAAAATTGCTATTAGTATAGGGGATTTAAATGGCATAGGTATGCAAATTTTATTAGCTTGTCATGATGAGCTGGTAAAAATTTGTGAGCCTTATTATTTTGTGCATTATGAATTATTTCAAAAAGCAAATAAACTTTTGAAAATAAACCCTAAATCTAAAATCAATTTAGTTGAAATTTCTTATGCTTTAAAACCACAATTTGCCTTAAAAGAAGAAAAAGAAAATTTTTTAATTTATGATTTTTCATATCAAGCTAGCAAGGTGATTGATTTTGATTTTGAGTTAAATCCTGCAAATTTGGATGCTAAAAGTGGGGCTTATTCTTTTTTAAGTTTTGAAGGGGCTAGTTATTGTTCGAATTTATTTTTAGATGCTTTAGTAACTTTGCCAATTAATAAAAAAACTTGGCAAATGGCTGGTATAGAATATAAAGGGCATACTGAAGCTTTGAGAGATTTTTTTAAACAAGATGCCATTATGATGCTAGGGTGTGATAAGCTTTTTGTGGCTTTATATACTGAACATATAGCTTTAAGAGAGGTTTATAAGCAAATTAAAGCTTTTAAACTAGCTAAATTTTTGATTAGTTTTTATCAATGCACTTTTTTTGAAAAAATTGGAGTTTTAAGTTTTAATCCGCATGCAAGTGATAATGGTGTAATTGGTGGAGAAGAAGAAAAACAAATAAAAAAAGCTATAAGAATGGCAAATGTATTTTTAAAAGAAGATGATTTACTTTTGCAAAATTTAGAAAATGAAGATTTTTTAAAACAAAAAGAAAAAGAACACTCTAATAAAAAAGATATTTTTCTTAGTGAGCCTTTGGTGGCTGATACTGCTTTTACACCTTTTGCACTAAGTAGATGTAAGTATTTAGTAAGTATGTATCATGATGTTGCTTTAGCACCTTTGAAAGCTTTGTATTTTGATGAAAGTATTAATGTGAGTTTAAATTTACCTATCATTCGTACTAGTGTTGATCATGGCACAGCTTATGACAGAGCTTATAAAAATGAAAAAATCAGTCTAAAAAGTTATATTCAAGCGGTAAATTCGGCCATTCAATTTTCAAAAATCAAAGAAAACATAAGTAAAAATTGTTAA